GCCCGTgataatatcaaaatccaccattttcaactcatgtaaatcaaccatagtacgatgatcacaaatcactattacacaatttctatatactcgactagctattaccggatCACCAGCGGGTgtcgatacctcgaaaggtttgattgattccggtttcaccccaaatcgaccagcaatataaggagtaacatatgacaatgtggagcccggatctatcaatgcatatacatcaagagaaaataccgataatataccagtgacaacatcaggagtgGACTAAAGATCCTGCCGTCTAGCCAGTGTGTAAATACGGTGCTGAAGACCACTCGAACTGGGAGCtcttcctctacctctaccacgactAACTGGTGTCTGTGAGCCTTGCCCCGGAGGGCGTATTgatgatgaagacccagctGCTGACCCTGTGGCCTGAACCGTACCTCTCAAGGGGTAATCatgcatgatatggcctggccgaccatatgcatagcaaacatctgagcCTAATCGGCACTGGACCCCATGTAACTTCCCGCACTGAGAACATCATGGTATGGGTGGCCTTTCCTGGCTCGAGTCGCCTCTgtaatgagaacctgaagctctaaaactctgactcgCCTGGAGTGAATAGGTCTATCAATTTCTGGCCcgtaaaccgtggaggcgcactagtcatagaatggcccgAATGCCTGAAAAACTGCTATCTttgccctcctctaaactcactagtcggacccgaagatctagccctcttgctataacctctatcatactcacgctcacttctttgctgttgttggctttcctccaaattctgagcatgggcttgaatgcgagaaatgtCCATACCATCTTGAAGTGACGCAGTtaagcacttatccatcaagtgtggtcctaagccactcacaaaccggtgcactctatcacccatatctgctaccatggccggagcatacctagccaataaTACACTTTTCATTGGGCTATGGCACTtttataacaacatcaacaatcatgcCTATataggctaacaaaatgatttACAAAATACGAGCCAGCAAGGCTaagagacatctagctatacacaacagtctacgagcctctacagaGACTAGGTAGTATCATAAAGAcggaacagggccccgccatgcccctatgtgtacacaaaagaatagtaccgccagttcaagctaataaaatcacgggctcaaatggagctcctaccTTGCCGCGATCTCGACGGATAAGCAACCTAGGGATCAAGTccatctccctgtccacctgtgggcatgacgcaacatccacaaacaaaaggacgtcaatacgaacaatgtactgagtatgtaaggcataataataataataataataataataataataataataataataataataataataataataataataataataataataataataataataataataataataataataataataataataataataataataataataataataataataataataataataataataataataataataataataataataataataataataataataataataataataataataataataataataataataataataataataataataataataataataataataataataataataataataataataataataataataataataataataataataataataataataataataataataataataataataataataataataataataataataataataataataataataataataataataataataataataataataataataataataataataataataataataataataataataataataataataataataataataataataataataataataataataataataataataataataataataataataataataataataataataataataataataataataataataataataataataataataataataataataataatatcataatatataaggatatatatatatatatatatatagataggaGAGCCATATATACCTCTtgagacgttcatcatatttacttaccctttttctaatggaaaccttccatacatatgcatacatatataatagcACCATACCtaaccatagaggttcggtgtcacaCTTACATGGCAATagcaaggctcggtgttgtccatacccaactgcagtggtgtgcgtgcagtgaatatcatacccggccatacaaACTCAGTGTTACATAatggccatacatatatatacgtacatatacacataggagtacatatgtagtgtcaacatcatcatcatcatcatcatcaatatatctttctttagagggtcaactatcgtaggatgagatcaacaaagaagaacaagattaataATATCATGAGAGCATCAATAACTATAAGCTTTAGCACTTCTAGAAATCGggtcatcatggaagacattatgaatATCATGTATAAGTTCGCGataatgggatcatgccttaagaaagaaagggttagccttaacatacctttatgtcttcttaactacttaacgttcacctccaaagcccgagaaacctacatttaagagggttcATAGCAAAGTTAGGTCTCAAAGACACTCTCAAGTCCAAGCTAGTATAATTCGaaagctagcgaaaattgggcagcattttccctatttcatctacttctaccaaattccaaaacaactcccaataacaatgacattattaataataccataatcaagaggcttcattcaagttaagcatcatccaatcctcaaaactccttttcaagatcattcataacaatagctacaacacaacaccatatttacttacatacaatacttcctcaacatcattagcaccacccacaacaagattatactcatagcatgctaagaatcataattcaaattaacttatagctcacaatatcctcaagttcatacttgaactctattctcaactttcttccttcaaccacatggtataacaatcaaacaaccttaaccatatgtaaaagatgtaaattcttaccttaatcactcaagaacaagtcttggatcaacttactccactaaagtgaagtctccaacatcaacaccataggAAATCTTaagttccacaaaccctagcaagcttcttagcacttttatctcttgatccttgatttcacttTAGATTTGTGTGGATATGCTTAGAGAAAGGTTCTAGGGCTTTTAAGAGTTTGGGGAAAGTGgtaaatgaattaaatgagataAGGTCGGCCATATATAACAAAATGAAATCTAGCCCGACCCGGAtctacggccaattatacggtccgtataaatggaccgtataatcccaccagagGATCACCTTTTTTTGGAATTGTTATATGGAGGAGGTCagccaattatacggaccgtacaaattatacggtccgtatgtttgaCCGTATAACCCACTTTTCCCCGAAActtattctcgtcgattcgttcaacccctaatccttatggaaccttattggcacttgtataacacttcattaaccatctaagggtccctatagctccccctcaagacattactaaaaaaattatagcTCACTTGttgcgaaaccttcccaactgacttacatttcacttctttcgacgaacttagtttcaccgattcagatgacttcaaaatcttatagtacgcgcttaaagttatcaaatactctccttaatctcataaggacttcatgttcacctgaAGCTCGTGTTGGTCTACTTACAATGCAACAATCTGAAATCTCCGAAATGTAACAACCGTACGGGTGCCAGAGTACCCATACGGACGCCgccttatccattttagggttttcttagAAAAACCTTTTTAGGATTGTACTAAGGCCCATCTATTTGTAGCTATAAATAGGGGTGTACCCTCTTTATTTTAGGAGAGATTTTCATTATTCATCACACTTGTAATTTGAAAAAGGGGCAGTGGAATTTTCTTAGTGTTTGGCTCGGGTTAAAGAGGCAATCTCCAAAACCGGACCAGTTCTCAGAGTTTACAGATTCAGTTTCTTAAGTTTTCTTTACTATTATTCATCAATATATTATCAtttacttgttgttgttatacgtaataaattaatctaaccacatatcctatcaaccacttacaaatttaattgttatccattttTACGGGTAAACAGGTTTTCCCTGTAGAACTTATCTATAAGAGTAAGTGTACAATCTTGTGCCAGATTAATGAGATAGTCTCCCACAGAGAAGAAAACATTCCACTTACGTAGATGGGTTCCATGCCGAATATCAATTTTGTTGAGACTCATCATTAAGAGTAGGGAGTTTTGCTTGGAGCACTGTTACAAATGTTGGTTTGGAAATATTTGATAGTTGCCTCTACTTCCAACCTGAAATTAGTTTTACTACTATAATTCAGAGTCTTCCACTGTTGAATGTTGGTTGAAATTGGATTCTGATAGAAGGGGTGTCGACGGTTTGAATAATCTCTAGTTGTTGTTCACCATTGGAGGTAGTTTTATGTCCATTTCTTTGTGGGGGACAATCAAAATTGGAAGAGATTTTGGGTTGTGAATAGTGTTTTAGTCGAGGCTGGTATTTGAGTTATCGATGTTAGGATTGATTTTGGTTGTATTGTGGACGAATGATTTTGCAGTGAAATCAGGCCTGTTTACCGGGTCTGTGACATTAGAACTAGTCGTTGTGGTGGTTGAATGGTGGGGTTAGCTTGAGTGAGGTTGATTGTCGAGGTATCATTGGTTGGTAAATGTGGGTCCGAGGTTCATGTTAGGGATACTGAGGGGAGGCCCCCCTGGATGCATAAAGTTAGTAAAACTATTTTAGGTAGAAGGGAGAGCATTTGATATAGAGAACGAAACTCTTTTTTATCTAGTAGTCAATTATTGGGTTAAAAATGTCCTTCTTTTTAAAGGAGTTATGAGATGGCACATGTGACATTGTGCCATGTGACCCAATCATAAGTAACCTGATTCATTCGGGTTAATCCAAAACAACTAGCAACTATTTATTCGTATCAGTTCTTCTTTGATGTTTCACGTTTTGCGACTAAATGGATTGAAAATAtaacaattttttctttatttgcaGCTGCAATTTTTGGTTCACAATCAGTGCAAACGAGCTCCAACCGATTTCAGATCTAGGTTCACCTCTGCTTTTTCATCCTTTGACAATGGTGGATTCATAGAATTCCAGCTCCAACAGtaccataaaaaaaatacagaTAGATTGGATTATTTAAGGGTTGAGTCCGATATCCATGTGGACCAATAAAACAGTTCTGCCTATTTAATCAAAGCTGCACATATGTCATCTCATAATTCTGTAAAAAAGACGGACATTTTTAACCGTAAAGGATAATTGGGGTCCAATATGTGGAAGGATCATTTTTAACTTGAAAATTGACATTAAGAGCAATTGGAGTCCAATAAGTGAAAGCAGGACAACTTTTTAACCATTTTCAATGCGTTAGAGTCCGTTTTTCCCTTTTCcggaaaaatatatttaaagtaATGAATCCTCCTGTTAAACTCAAGTAACTAGTAAATCTGCCTCTACAACGCACATAGTAATTCGTCAATTGAAGGGGAAAAGAGAATTAAAGCATAAAAAATTAGAAGAATTAAAAACCAAATAAAGCTTGAATTTCATTTTCGATTAATTCTAGTTTCAGCAGGAAGCTGTAACAGAAGTTGGCCTTAGGAAAAACGGAGGATCCCACGCATAAGAGAACTTGACAGTATCCTTTGGTTTTATGGAACCGCCATTGTTGATACTACATTGGTTGTCTCCTACGGGCTTGAAAATAGATGGATCCACTGGTTCAGTTGTCTGAAAACCATTGCAAGACAAGAACATGTTTTGCATGGGACAATCACAATTGTTCACCACAATCACATTCCATTCTGGCTGACCCTTTATTTCGTTCCCACTCCTGATTGTTCCAATTGTTATATTGTTCAAGTCACAACCACAAACACCTACACGatcaaacaaaagaaagatgaaaatattAGATAATATAAGgaagaaatttttatttttgtaaaacaGCTGAGAAGTCTTATCTATGTTGGGATCGAAAAAATCGagcgtcatgcggaagctaacAATTGcaaacatatgaaaaactaatataaaaacataaaaactattgagagaataatctctccctaaacaaaactctttaaatGACTACATGTTGTTCATGAGAAGAAAAGATCTCCTATTTAGAGGTCTAAAATTTCTCCTCGAAGATAAGGATAGATTGGTAGAATCCTTTTTCACAATGAAAaccttttccaccaagaaaACCTTTTTGACgtaaaacacaattatggtaAAATTCAAATAAGATAGGAAATTCAGGGCAAACCTAACCATTTATTTCATACATCTTTACTGTACAAAGAAAGAACGACATGGTTGATTAACCAAGtaacttattttaaaacaataataattagAGATTGCATTAATTCCAATTGAATCATGGCAATCTTCACAGGAAAAAGCAGGCCTAACGAAATTGAATTGTCCACTGTATTGTTCGTTTACTACTCTTTTTCTTTATCCTAAATATTGATCGTTTTgaaaaattaagttttaatCAATATATttgaaagttttaaaaaataataagccAGTTAATGTTTTGGCATGAGGCCTACTTCTATCtgtaatttttaattatatttatttaccTTACGAGCAAAAAGGTTCAAGTAGATCCCAAATTATCTAAACGGGCACAGCTGGCCATGGGAACTAAATCTGAACTTTTAAAATGAAAGATTCTTTTTCCATGAATGCTGATccctcagaaaaaaaaaattatatccaCATTAAGAGGATATTCGATCTTGACAAACTCATTAATGAAAATATCGCACTGTTAGGTTAGTCGGGGCAAAAGATCCATCCTGATTTATTTGTTTGGGTCAATTTACTCCATAACTTCAAAGAAATAAGTCAAGACGAAGTTAAggaatattcaaaaaaaaaaaaaaagtagaagcaGTCGCCCGTCCTATTAGCCGACCGGAAGATAGGACATGTTAGGCCTTTCTTATTTTTGATAGGCAAGGAAATATCATTTGGAATCCCTAAAGGAAAATGATTTATTCATAGAAGCTGATAGATCTTTTTATTGATGTCTAAGATTCTCCACTATTTCCCTACACCACAAGAAAATATTTAGTAACAACCCTATAATAGTATGAACTTATTTTGACTAAAATAGAAAATCTATTCCTATATATCTTTGactaaaaattatatttagacataaattaaataaattagcAAACACCAAATCCTAAACAATTTTagttttctttgaattattcTGCAACATAGACCGCATGAATATTCGGATTGTAAACTTTCAATGAACAGCCATTCACTTTAGATTGATTTCAAGAGATGTTTAGAAATTTGATTAATCACGTTTATTAAAATTGGACACTAGAGCTCTTGTACAAACAAAGAGTTgtatgaaaagaaattaaattatatatgcaACTAACTGTTAGCCATATATAATAAGATTGAACTAGTTAATAAAATCACAAAGCCATATGTCTTTACCTTTGCTGAGAAGTGTAAGGAGAAGGACAGTGATAGAGAGCTTAACAATGGTTGCCATCAGGGAAAGGATCTCTTTGTTGATGCAGAAACTGACTGCGTCTTTGAAAAGTTGGAATTGGAAAAGAATAAACATTGAAAGAATGGTTCAATGTTAGCCATATTTATAAGATGCCTTGTCATTAATGCCAAATTTTAGGCTAATAGCATGCGGTAGTGGTCATGTCCCCATTAAATAAACTAGTTTTAGTACCCGCGCAATGCGCAGACGACGTTAAAAGcattattcatgttaaattatAACTTGGCTTAATTGAGAACATTAGATTATATTTGTTTTATCAAATATGCAAATATCATCTTGTTTCCCAATGCAATACACTCAATAGCATCATCTCTATGTTATAAAGGAAACAAAACATATGGTCGTCAAATAATTCTTAcgttatttttctttattacatTATTATCAACTATTTGTAATATTAAATTACTAATATGACTTTTTATTAGGTTTTCACTTGGCTGATATCATTATCCACTCTCCTTGTAGCATAACAAAGAAATATGTTTTCTCACTCGTGAagtatttttcaattttataaCCCTTATTTTACTGTCCACAGTTCTTAACAATTTATCAATAATAGTTTTGAGTATTATTAACTTGTCTTGACATAATATCCGTGGTTATTGCTccttttcaaatataaaatgtAGTATTTCACTCCTGAAAGTTAATTTATACTTTTACATTTGTTTGGTGTATTAATATTTCTAGTATAAagttttttactttattttatttttaaattgattaaaaGTATAATACCCTCATCCTCTCTATATTATCCTCTTTATACATTTTCCCAGCTATATTAttttaacataatttttttattaagtattttaCCTATAATTTAAATAGTATCATACTTTATGCTAAATTGTAATCTTTAATAATATGAATAGATAAGTTTTTGATAAATGTTTTTCTAAactcttttaattttatttttatgattaatTAGAATGTAAATTTGCCTTCTCCTTATTTTCGGCATAATAATATTGAGTTTTTTAATTACCTAATAGTTTaacttgttttttgttttgttgtttaaGTCTATAATTAAAATCTTTAAGTATTTgtagttaattttttatttttattttttgaatctACTGAAAGTATAGACACACTCACATtatctttgaaatattttttgtcTTTGATTTTAGATATCCTCCTTGAATTACGTGGTTTTATTATAACGCTTATAAACTTTGTatagactctttttttttttgggcggggggggggggggggggggggggagtaaGTAGCACTTTGTATAGACATTGCGCATGTGACTTTTTCTAATGGGCTACTTAACTTTATAAGAAAGCTTACTATTCTCATTATGTATTGTATTTTCATTTTCAGTATTTCTCATTTTGGATTTATCACTTAAGACTTCAATTACATGtatgcatttcatatcataattaaaatatttggcATCTcatatttgaatatttttatcttttaattcaaattcaaacttcAATTACGTGCATGAATGTcttatcataattaaaataTCTGTCATCtcatatttaaatatttttatcttttaattcaaattcaaatggTAATGAAAGGATATGGAAAAATGaatattctttttatatttcattatatatatatatatatatatatatatatatatatatatatatatatatatatatatgttatatatctAGGTTAGAATTAATCCAAGAGATATAAGATAAAAGAGGTTAAGAAGTTGGAACTTTAAGTATTGTTGATGCGATATCGTTCAAGCGATAAAACGGAAACCCTAATAAAAGTGGGGCTTAACGTCACGACCCAAAGCTGATGAACCGCGACGAGTGCTGATCTTTAATGatcaaacacccctatactcatgtCTGGACAACACTACATAATAAGGACCCACAAGCGACTCAATCTGGATTAAactgactcatgaaaggataataTCAGGaaatgtgcatatatatatatatatatatatatatatatatatatatatatatcatgcaagccaactaggctgccCCATGAACTGTACACAgaagatgttacacctcgcacttttcGAGCACGAGCACGCCAcgtatttcaccgtattaatggagtatcggagacgtcctgtgaagttttgaaaggtacaagccatgggaagtacggaacaatgaagtaaaggatgaattatgatctcgtaagtcgtaaccgggaaggacaaccttggaaccaaaggaaatgacccttatcaagtataattaatgataaatatcatgtatggaaagtttcggaagattccgggatcaagcaaattgaagaaaataagtttgtcgaaaatttggaaaaacaattggcagaattttgggtcaaattcagagaggtatatctcttggtatatcaggagttttgaggtatttcaagagcctaaaatgaatttcatgaagtctagtttccaacgcaacaaaccgttcgtcaatatgagatcggagtaaggagttatgggcgttttaaaACGGACGGCCAGAAGCCTGCGAACCTATgcgaaaattctagaaactatTTAAAAAGCCCACCAAGTTCGGCCTATCAGCCCAAACCAaattggactactatatataccctcttaagtcatctaaatcacctcatttttcaccatttctcatctccacacttctctagaagctcccacaacattcatccaatattcTTACACCAAGATATAGCAAATTTAGGAGTTCCTACATCAAATTAAGCTCGGGTTTGTAAGATTACCAACGAATCTCAACGAATCAAATAAGGGCCACGACTTTGGGGcttatattttcaccaaaaccgAACCTTCTAGACCCTGTGAGCTCTCTCCAACACTCCAAACCattacaaatcaaatcaagagaagatcaagccataaaatccttaactagttcatggaagtagcttgttcgtacttctaattgaagttgtggtggataagCCTTAGGGTGAATTatgtgaggtgaagttcttcaagttataaggCATGTTTTTCATCTTGAATTTGATATTAAGTCGTTTCAtttgaggattttaatggtttaaagtaatggaaaaacatggcataaaggtcgtagataaatatgttgatgttgttggtttatggattgattttcgaaggaagtttcgaacggatttgtatatgtttgttatgtagtatcttgattacgtcatggttgatgttgttaatgatgtttgggagttgttttggaatttggaggaagaaaataatacaggggagatgctgcccgaatttcggcagattctaagaggatttaatttgaatgcttaagacaagcatgtgACGATAAgactaataatagtatgaattcttttgaatgtagatttacgagcttgggaggataagcgttaggtagttaaagttaaggcgactgaaaaggtatgttaaggttgtcccttcttttcttggcatgactGCGTATATGGTAGGAGCATAAAGAACCTTATGACTAgggatttgtcaaagtagagcttgtcatattgtggcatagtttccgagtgttatgttattctttctgaggggccatatcccctccctatgtccttgagtttatagagagacagaagagacatATTACAGAATCAGTGTTTTTtagcatatgcatgatatatatatatatatatatatatatatatatatatatatatatatatatatatatatatatatatatatatatttagcctAGCCACTTGGTCGatgagacattttctttagcaCCGGCCACTTGGTCGATGAGACATTGCAcagcctacgggtcagtgagacagatttcctggcctacgggtcagtgagacagattgcctggccgacgggtcagtgagaattttcagttgcctggccacttggtcagtgagatatataatagtattatattgcatttcatatgagatagGTCAGGTGAGATTTTtagggcattctttggcctctagattgtattattttcagttcagtttcagttattccattgccttacatactcagtacattgtttcgtactgacgtcccttctgcttggagggggggggggggtttgcgttcatgcccgcaggttcaagTAGCCAGACAGATGATCCAGCTCAGTAGGTCTTCCACTCAGCTGCAGTCAAGGCGTTCCACTTAGTTCGGAGTTGCagtcccttttggtatgctattttgctatatatatatatatatgggggggggggggggggggggtatgacggggccttaTCTGCCCCTTTCTACAGCTCGTGTtccctagaggtctgtagacagttgtatgtagttgggatgttatgtagccttgtcggctctcatttttgttgtacagcatacatagcagcctcgtcgtcttgctcagttgtgtatatatattttgggggtgtgtgtgcccagttcagacgagatagtcagcatta
This Lycium ferocissimum isolate CSIRO_LF1 unplaced genomic scaffold, AGI_CSIRO_Lferr_CH_V1 ctg5272, whole genome shotgun sequence DNA region includes the following protein-coding sequences:
- the LOC132044833 gene encoding TPD1 protein homolog 1B-like → MATIVKLSITVLLLTLLSKGVCGCDLNNITIGTIRSGNEIKGQPEWNVIVVNNCDCPMQNMFLSCNGFQTTEPVDPSIFKPVGDNQCSINNGGSIKPKDTVKFSYAWDPPFFLRPTSVTASC